A genomic segment from Nicotiana sylvestris chromosome 1, ASM39365v2, whole genome shotgun sequence encodes:
- the LOC104249776 gene encoding homocysteine S-methyltransferase 2-like, whose translation MGLKTVEGFPLLADFLRQCGGYAVIDGGLATELERHGADLNDPLWSAKCLISSPHLIRRVHLDYLEAGANIIISASYQATLQGFEAKGILKEEGEALLKRSVEIACEARNIYNDRAAKGSWDDFNNGSNLKHKPILVAASVGSYGAYLADGSEYSGIYGDAIMVKTLKDFHRRRVQVLANSGADLIAFETTPNKMEAQAYAELLEEEAINIPAWFSFSSKDGTNVVSGDSVVECASITDSCKQVVGIGINCTPPRYIQGLIQSIRKVTSKPVLVYPNSGETYDSERKEWVATTGVAEEDFVSYVDKWCDAGASLVGGCCRTTPNTIRAISKLLSSRSHKG comes from the exons atggGGTTGAAAACCGTTGAAGGGTTCCCACTTTTGGCTGATTTCCTCCGGCAGTGCGGTGGCTATGCCGTCATCGACGGTGGTCTTGCGACGGAGCTGGAACGTCATGGTGCTGACTTAAATGATCCTCTTTGGAGTGCCAAATGCCTTATTAGCTCTCCTCATCTTATAAGAAGG GTGCACCTAGATTACCTGGAAGCTGGTGCAAATATTATAATTTCTGCATCTTATCAG GCTACACTTCAGGGATTTGAAGCAAAGGGCATATTAAAGGAAGAAGGTGAAGCATTACTTAAGAGAAGCGTGGAGATAGCATGTGAAGCACGAAACATATATAACGACAGAGCTGCGAAAGGTTCTTGGGATGATTTTAATAATGGAAGTAATTTGAAGCACAAACCAATCTTGGTTGCAGCATCTGTGGGAAGCTATGGCGCTTATTTGGCTGATGGTTCTGAATATAG TGGAATTTATGGTGATGCAATCATGGTGAAAACTCTTAAAGATTTTCATCGAAGGAGAGTTCAGGTTCTTGCCAATTCAGGTGCTGATTTGATTGCATTCGAAACAACTCCCAACAAAATGGAAGCTCAG GCTTATGCTGAGCTTCTTGAGGAAGAGGCCATAAATATTCCAGCCTGGTTTTCCTTCAGTTCTAAAGATGGAACCAATGTGGTTAGTGGGGATTCCGTGGTAGAATGTGCTTCGATCACTGATTCGTGTAAGCAAGTTGTTGGAATTGGAATCAATTGTACCCCTCCTAGATATATTCAAGGGCTGATCCAATCGATCCGAAAG GTAACAAGTAAACCAGTACTTGTATATCCTAACAGTGGTGAAACTTATGACAGTGAAAGGAAGGAATGGGTG GCTACAACTGGTGTTGCAGAGGAAGATTTCGTGTCATACGTAGACAAGTGGTGTGATGCTGGAGCTTCTCTCGTCGGAGGTTGTTGCAGGACCACCCCAAATACCATTAGGGCTATTTCCAAGCTTCTTTCCAGCAGGTCTCACAAGGGCTAA